In one window of Zingiber officinale cultivar Zhangliang chromosome 11A, Zo_v1.1, whole genome shotgun sequence DNA:
- the LOC122031419 gene encoding 60S ribosomal protein L9-like, protein MAQIFTFILVKLILSSQTMDIPEGVTVKVNAKIVEVEGPRGKLTRDFKHLNLDFELIEGGKKLKVDAWFGSRKTTAAIRTSLSHIDNLITGVTKGYRYKMRLVYAHFPINASITPNNSCIEIKNFLGEKKVPRRGRQDVRLPDARRLHLLRHRRRRRRRQRRDARLPRAPTRGLRERSQEGQDRRRGAQLGPPGRIRRETQERV, encoded by the exons ATGGCGcaaa taTTTACTTTTATTCTTGTTAAATTAATCCTGTCCTCGCAGACGATGGATATCCCTGAGGGCGTCACTGTGAAGGTGAACGCTAAGATCGTGGAGGTGGAGGGCCCGCGTGGCAAGCTCACCCGCGACTTCAAGCATCTTAATCTCGACTTCGAGCTCATTGAGGGCGGGAAGAAGCTGAAGGTGGACGCTTGGTTCGGATCTCGGAAGACTACGGCCGCCATCCGCACATCCTTAAGCCACATCGATAACCTGATCACGGGGGTCACAAAGGGGTACCGCTACAAAATGCGGTTGGTCTATGCCCACTTTCCCATCAATGCCTCCATCACTCCCAACAACAGCTGCATTGAGATCAAGAACTTCCTTGGGGAGAAAAAGGTCCCACGCCGAGGCCGGCAAGACGTTCGGCTTCCTGATGCGCGACGGCTACACCTTCTTCGCCATCGACGACGACGCCGGCGCCGGCAACGCCGAGATGCTCGCCTTCCTCGAGCACCTACGCGAGGCCTACGAGAACGCTCACAGGAAGGGCAAGATCGACGGAGAGGTGCTCAACTGGGTCCTCCGGGTCGGATCCGGCGGGAAACCCAGGAACGGGTCTAA